One genomic region from Reichenbachiella ulvae encodes:
- the pflA gene encoding pyruvate formate-lyase-activating protein — MYEQERIDHQTIVEVAEKTEVLNVHSVETFGTYDGPGIRYVLFLQGCPFKCLYCANPDTMSFDGGKNYPIDQIVKESVNMKSYFINGGGVTVSGGEPCCQAKQLIKLFKELKARGIHTALDTNGHVMNKYVEELLEYTDLVLLDIKHINSSMHEIVTGRGNEKSLAFADYLRKHNKPFWLRYVLVPGLTDKPEHLHQLGQYFQDYESIEQLEIQPYHQLGVHKWELLGMEYPLVGTPENNPGQLLNAKSIFDQYFKKVVIN; from the coding sequence ATGTACGAACAAGAGAGAATTGACCACCAGACTATCGTAGAAGTTGCCGAAAAAACAGAAGTACTCAATGTACACTCTGTCGAAACTTTCGGCACCTATGATGGCCCTGGTATCAGATACGTCCTGTTTTTGCAGGGCTGCCCTTTTAAATGCCTGTATTGCGCCAACCCAGATACAATGAGTTTCGATGGAGGAAAAAATTACCCTATCGATCAAATTGTAAAAGAATCGGTTAATATGAAGTCTTATTTCATCAACGGAGGCGGGGTGACCGTCTCCGGAGGTGAACCTTGCTGCCAGGCCAAACAGCTGATTAAACTGTTTAAAGAACTGAAAGCAAGAGGCATTCATACCGCACTGGATACCAACGGACACGTGATGAACAAATATGTAGAGGAGCTACTAGAGTATACAGATCTAGTACTGCTGGACATCAAACACATCAACTCCTCCATGCACGAGATCGTAACGGGACGAGGCAATGAAAAATCGCTGGCCTTTGCGGATTATCTGAGAAAACACAACAAGCCCTTTTGGTTGAGATATGTACTCGTACCAGGATTGACTGACAAGCCGGAACACCTGCATCAGTTGGGGCAGTATTTTCAGGATTATGAAAGCATCGAGCAATTAGAAATTCAGCCTTACCACCAACTGGGTGTACACAAATGGGAACTACTGGGAATGGAATACCCGCTAGTTGGGACTCCTGAAAACAACCCAGGTCAATTGCTGAATGCGAAAAGCATTTTTGATCAATACTTTAAGAAGGTAGTGATCAACTAA